The following are encoded in a window of Chlorocebus sabaeus isolate Y175 chromosome 22, mChlSab1.0.hap1, whole genome shotgun sequence genomic DNA:
- the RPL32 gene encoding large ribosomal subunit protein eL32 has protein sequence MAALRPLVKPKIVKKRTKKFIRHQSDRYVKIKRNWRKPRGIDNRVRRRFKGQILMPNIGYGSNKKTKHMLPSGFRKFLVHNVKELEVLLMCNKSYCAEIAHNVSSKNRKAIVERAAQLAIRVTNPNARLRSEENE, from the exons ATGGCCGCCCTCAGACCCCTTGTGAAGCCCAAGATCGTCAAAAAAAGAACCAAGAAGTTCATCCGGCACCAGTCAGACCGATATGTCAAAATTAAG CGTAACTGGCGGAAACCCAGAGGCATTGACAACAGGGTTCGTAGAAGATTCAAGGGCCAGATCTTGATGCCCAACATTGGTTATGGgagcaacaaaaaaacaaagcacatgCTGCCCAGTGGCTTCCGGAAGTTCCTGGTCCACAACGTCAAGGAGTTGGAAGTGCTGCTGATGTGCAACAA ATCTTACTGTGCCGAGATTGCTCACAATGTTTCTTCCAAGAACCGCAAAGCCATCGTGGAAAGAGCTGCCCAGCTGGCCATCAGAGTCACCAACCCCAATGCCAGGCTGCGCAGTGAAGAAAATGAGTAG